The Mycobacteriales bacterium genome window below encodes:
- a CDS encoding GDP-mannose 4,6-dehydratase produces MTYWSDKRVLVTGATGMVGSWAVRRLVDEGAHVVCLVRDADPQSELLRSGTINRTTVVNGRLEDYDAVERSVNEHDVDTILHLGAQTIVGTAYRSPMQTLQANVAGTWNVLETARVHPGLVRRVVVASSDKAYGSVPDLPYREDMPLRGTAPYEVSKSCTDLVSTSYAVTYGTPVAIARCGNIYGGGDLNWSRIVPGTIRALLRGEQPVLRSDGTFLRDYLYVEDVVDAYLVTAQALDGTVAPGEAFNFSDEKPLSVMDIYAAVCHATVGEAVAPLVLGQAKDEIKDQYLDAAKARSALGWSVAWGLERGLTETVSWYRQLLQSRT; encoded by the coding sequence GTGACCTACTGGTCGGACAAGCGGGTGCTCGTCACCGGCGCCACGGGCATGGTGGGCTCGTGGGCCGTCAGGCGGCTCGTCGACGAAGGGGCTCACGTCGTCTGCCTCGTCCGGGACGCCGACCCGCAGAGCGAACTGTTGCGCAGCGGCACCATCAATCGCACCACCGTCGTCAACGGTCGACTGGAGGACTACGACGCGGTCGAGCGATCGGTCAACGAGCACGACGTCGACACGATCCTGCACCTGGGTGCGCAGACCATCGTCGGCACCGCCTACCGGTCACCGATGCAGACGTTGCAGGCCAACGTCGCCGGCACCTGGAACGTGCTGGAGACCGCCCGGGTGCACCCGGGCCTTGTGCGTCGTGTCGTCGTCGCGAGCAGCGACAAGGCCTACGGCTCCGTGCCGGACCTGCCCTACCGCGAGGACATGCCGCTCCGGGGCACGGCGCCCTACGAGGTCTCCAAGTCGTGCACCGACCTGGTCAGCACCAGCTACGCAGTGACCTACGGCACGCCAGTGGCGATCGCCCGGTGCGGCAACATCTACGGCGGCGGTGACCTGAACTGGAGCCGCATCGTGCCGGGAACGATCCGGGCGCTGCTGCGGGGAGAGCAGCCGGTCCTGCGCTCCGACGGCACCTTCCTGCGTGACTACCTCTACGTCGAAGACGTCGTCGACGCCTACCTCGTCACGGCCCAGGCCCTCGACGGCACCGTGGCGCCTGGTGAAGCCTTCAACTTCAGCGACGAGAAGCCGCTGTCGGTCATGGACATCTACGCAGCCGTCTGCCATGCCACGGTCGGCGAGGCGGTGGCCCCGCTGGTCCTCGGGCAGGCCAAGGACGAGATCAAGGACCAGTACCTCGATGCGGCCAAGGCCCGATCCGCCTTGGGGTGGTCCGTGGCGTGGGGCCTCGAGCGCGGGTTGACCGAGACCGTCTCGTGGTACCGCCAGCTGCTCCAGTCGCGCACGTGA
- a CDS encoding O-antigen ligase family protein, whose protein sequence is MPAAIDSARRSSDAQDAAALRLVPGTVVVAFLLTCGRWGSYFGLPSRAVYITDVLLVGTVVWLLSQHRAWLRARWAVLRSGWRPLLPLGALLAWCLLRLAAGGLPDRSGLRDVAPYLYACVALFPFLAGREVDWGRTSQVLRAALLAHLGWVTVSKYVGALTASMPLLGGKVRIFEIRADFDGAVLAITAGVFLARALVAFRSWQGALAAACGVWSSLLVLQVANRAAVLALIVVLGILFADRRRSLLRLPRTVVLPSAAVLLVLALVLVPRTAIYGRLSGDAEFSGNAASGTTDARVEAWTDVLRYMQSSPSRVVAGVGFGTDFLGASGGDERFEGTTFKDVRAPHNYVLNTYARLGLVGVGLLAWTLAALAAAARQLLRRGRRVRDVDLLLVFTVGSLLVASLVGVILESPFGAVPFFWAVGALLVQRAGPEAPHKLTAKVVEELREPLDPRPGPPPEMRPAVPLVWTRLSPSTFVVTAGAPQRDND, encoded by the coding sequence GTGCCCGCCGCCATCGACAGCGCCCGACGATCCTCGGACGCCCAGGACGCTGCTGCGCTGCGCCTGGTCCCGGGCACCGTAGTCGTCGCCTTCCTGCTCACGTGTGGCCGTTGGGGGAGCTACTTCGGTCTGCCTTCCCGGGCGGTCTACATCACCGACGTCCTGCTCGTCGGCACCGTCGTGTGGCTCTTGAGCCAGCATCGCGCCTGGCTGCGCGCCCGCTGGGCGGTGCTCCGGAGCGGGTGGCGCCCTCTGCTCCCGCTCGGTGCTCTGCTCGCTTGGTGTCTGCTCCGTCTGGCGGCCGGGGGGTTGCCCGACCGAAGCGGGCTGCGCGATGTGGCGCCGTACCTCTACGCCTGCGTGGCCCTGTTCCCCTTCCTCGCGGGCCGGGAGGTCGACTGGGGTCGGACGTCGCAGGTGCTGAGAGCTGCGCTGCTCGCGCACCTCGGCTGGGTCACAGTGTCGAAGTACGTCGGGGCGCTGACCGCGAGCATGCCGCTGCTCGGCGGAAAGGTCCGCATCTTCGAGATCCGCGCGGACTTCGACGGGGCGGTGCTGGCGATCACCGCTGGCGTCTTTCTCGCGCGTGCCCTCGTCGCCTTCCGCTCGTGGCAAGGCGCGCTCGCGGCGGCGTGCGGCGTCTGGTCCTCGCTGCTCGTGCTGCAGGTCGCCAACCGCGCCGCGGTCCTTGCCCTCATCGTCGTGCTGGGCATTCTGTTCGCCGACCGTAGGCGCAGCCTGCTGCGGCTGCCTCGCACCGTCGTGCTCCCCTCGGCGGCCGTCCTTCTCGTGCTGGCACTCGTCCTGGTGCCACGGACCGCGATCTACGGGCGGCTAAGCGGCGACGCCGAGTTCAGCGGCAACGCAGCGAGCGGGACCACTGACGCGCGCGTCGAGGCGTGGACCGACGTCCTCCGCTACATGCAGTCGTCCCCGTCCCGCGTTGTGGCCGGGGTGGGCTTCGGGACCGACTTCCTCGGGGCATCGGGCGGTGACGAGCGTTTCGAAGGCACAACGTTCAAGGATGTGCGGGCCCCCCACAACTACGTGCTCAACACCTACGCGCGCCTCGGCCTGGTCGGCGTCGGCCTTCTCGCGTGGACCCTCGCCGCGCTGGCCGCCGCCGCGCGCCAGCTCCTGCGGCGCGGGAGGCGCGTCCGCGACGTCGACCTGCTGCTGGTCTTCACGGTTGGCAGTCTGCTGGTCGCGAGCCTGGTCGGGGTCATCCTCGAGTCGCCGTTCGGCGCGGTGCCCTTCTTCTGGGCCGTCGGTGCGCTGCTCGTTCAGCGCGCCGGTCCCGAGGCGCCACACAAGCTGACAGCAAAGGTGGTCGAGGAGCTGCGCGAGCCCCTGGATCCGCGGCCAGGTCCGCCACCCGAGATGCGCCCCGCGGTGCCCTTGGTCTGGACCAGACTGAGCCCGTCGACCTTCGTCGTCACGGCAGGAGCACCTCAGCGCGACAACGACTGA
- the rfbF gene encoding glucose-1-phosphate cytidylyltransferase, with protein sequence MKAVLLAGGLGTRMREETEFRPKPMVEVGGKPVLWHIMKMFSSHGINEFVVCAGYKSEIIKEYFLSYEARNNDFTITLGKSHELVFHDQHLEADWTVTVADTGAATMTGGRVARIRRYVEGDGPFMVTYGDGLADVDLTDLLAFHRAHGKAATITTVQPLSRFGLVDLDGDSVVQSFREKPQVHDWVSAGFFVFEQSVFDVLDGGDEMVLEQEPLAELAARRELVAYQHSGWWQPMDTYRESTMLNEMWDRGDAPWKVWS encoded by the coding sequence ATGAAGGCAGTTCTGCTGGCCGGTGGGCTGGGCACACGCATGCGCGAGGAGACCGAGTTCCGCCCGAAACCGATGGTCGAGGTGGGCGGCAAGCCTGTTCTGTGGCACATCATGAAGATGTTCTCCAGCCACGGGATCAACGAGTTCGTCGTGTGCGCCGGCTACAAGAGCGAGATCATCAAGGAGTACTTCCTCTCCTACGAGGCCCGCAACAACGACTTCACCATCACCCTCGGCAAGTCGCACGAGCTGGTCTTCCACGACCAGCACCTCGAAGCCGATTGGACCGTGACGGTCGCAGACACGGGGGCGGCCACGATGACCGGCGGACGCGTCGCCCGGATCAGGCGCTACGTCGAGGGCGACGGTCCGTTCATGGTCACCTACGGTGACGGGCTCGCCGACGTCGACCTCACCGACCTACTGGCGTTCCATCGGGCGCACGGCAAGGCGGCGACGATCACGACTGTGCAGCCGCTGTCACGCTTCGGCCTGGTCGACCTCGACGGCGACTCCGTCGTGCAGAGCTTCCGCGAGAAGCCGCAGGTGCACGACTGGGTGAGCGCCGGGTTCTTCGTCTTCGAGCAGTCCGTCTTCGACGTCCTGGACGGTGGTGACGAAATGGTGCTTGAGCAGGAGCCGTTGGCCGAGCTCGCTGCGCGCCGCGAGCTCGTGGCCTACCAGCACTCCGGCTGGTGGCAGCCGATGGACACCTACCGCGAGTCCACCATGCTCAACGAGATGTGGGATCGCGGCGACGCTCCCTGGAAGGTGTGGTCGTGA
- a CDS encoding class I SAM-dependent methyltransferase, giving the protein MRTVTHCLACGSDDLERTESVLAPFIKSYVGERHDAPGPDVTDPWLLRCRECGLSFFDRRYTDSETRVLYSEYRSAAYQAHRQRFEPLYTAALNARIGSDEAVIRRRRERVGEFLAAHLGSEVSTLLDFGGDAGQFLPDLPTAKKWVLELSDVQPVAGVTRVARLEDLPGPVDLLVLAHVLEHVTDPASLLDELGASVVPGGHLYVEVPLDRPGIPPEWAKPLHGRWVRFLNRGDKRIRTADLLSTPLRVAARGRWVPGTFPRLHEHLTYFTPHSLAVLLQRAGWTEVARLEYTHGGGFTDSLALGMLARRDGL; this is encoded by the coding sequence ATGAGGACTGTCACGCACTGCCTCGCCTGTGGGAGCGACGACCTCGAGCGCACGGAGTCCGTGCTCGCGCCGTTCATCAAGTCCTACGTGGGTGAGCGGCACGACGCCCCCGGCCCCGACGTCACGGACCCCTGGCTGCTGCGGTGCCGCGAGTGCGGGCTGTCGTTCTTCGACAGGCGCTACACCGACAGTGAGACTCGCGTGCTCTACAGCGAGTACCGCAGCGCCGCCTACCAGGCCCACCGGCAGCGCTTCGAACCGCTCTACACAGCTGCGCTCAATGCCCGCATCGGCAGCGACGAGGCCGTCATTCGCCGCCGCCGCGAACGCGTGGGGGAGTTCCTCGCCGCGCATCTCGGCTCCGAGGTATCGACGTTGCTCGACTTCGGCGGCGACGCCGGACAGTTCCTGCCGGACCTTCCGACCGCGAAGAAGTGGGTCCTCGAGCTGTCGGACGTCCAGCCGGTGGCGGGCGTGACTCGTGTCGCGCGGCTCGAGGACCTACCCGGACCCGTGGACCTGCTGGTGCTGGCCCATGTCCTCGAGCACGTGACCGACCCGGCGTCGCTGCTCGACGAGCTGGGTGCCTCAGTCGTCCCCGGTGGCCACCTCTACGTCGAGGTGCCTCTCGACCGTCCGGGCATACCCCCGGAGTGGGCCAAGCCGCTGCACGGTCGGTGGGTGCGCTTCCTCAACAGGGGCGACAAGCGCATCCGTACCGCTGACCTGCTGAGTACCCCGCTGCGGGTCGCGGCTCGTGGGCGGTGGGTTCCAGGCACTTTCCCCCGCCTGCATGAGCACCTGACCTACTTCACGCCCCACTCCCTGGCGGTCCTGCTCCAGCGAGCCGGTTGGACGGAGGTCGCTCGCCTCGAGTACACCCACGGCGGCGGCTTCACCGACTCACTGGCCCTAGGGATGCTCGCGCGCCGCGACGGGCTCTGA
- a CDS encoding glycosyltransferase, with amino-acid sequence MRVLIAHNAYRSENPSGENRVVESDAEMLRARGHYVVTYVRSSDELDAWGPVARAGLPLRAFRSTDADDHVLDVVRRESIDVVHVHNPYPLVGLGFVGELRRRGVPTVQTVHNFRHVCMKGTFFRDGRPCTDCVGSRARAAGVLHGCYRDSRAQSVVMAATLARHDRVWDEVSRFLAVSPFVAEHLVRFGIPASRVVYKPNAVVEPPHAATTTRAGLLFVGRLQQEKGYDVLLDAWELAGLGSRTTLTLAGGGPDLDAVRRRASGMTSVQVLGDLVPEEVSALMAETEALIVPSRWFEGFPRVIVEAFALGTPVLASALGSLAAVVTPEVGWLAPPDTPSLAAALHVVVGDPEQARRRGQAARALYELSYVPEVVTAQLEGVYADACRELSCGPTA; translated from the coding sequence GTGAGGGTCTTGATCGCGCACAACGCGTACCGCTCAGAGAACCCGTCCGGTGAGAACCGGGTCGTGGAAAGCGACGCCGAGATGCTCCGCGCCCGCGGTCACTACGTGGTGACCTACGTGCGCTCCAGCGACGAGCTCGACGCCTGGGGCCCCGTCGCGCGGGCCGGCCTCCCGTTGCGAGCCTTCCGGTCGACCGATGCCGACGACCACGTGCTCGACGTGGTGCGCCGCGAGTCGATCGATGTCGTCCACGTCCACAACCCCTACCCGCTGGTGGGGCTCGGCTTCGTCGGCGAGCTGCGCCGGCGGGGGGTCCCCACCGTTCAGACCGTGCACAACTTCCGGCACGTGTGCATGAAGGGCACGTTCTTCCGCGACGGCCGCCCCTGCACGGACTGCGTCGGCTCGCGCGCTCGCGCTGCCGGCGTACTGCACGGCTGCTACCGCGACTCCCGGGCCCAGAGCGTCGTGATGGCGGCGACGCTCGCCCGCCACGACCGCGTGTGGGACGAGGTGTCCCGCTTCCTCGCGGTCAGCCCGTTCGTGGCCGAACACCTCGTCCGCTTTGGGATCCCCGCGTCGCGGGTCGTCTACAAGCCCAACGCCGTCGTCGAGCCGCCGCACGCCGCCACGACGACCCGGGCCGGCCTGCTGTTCGTCGGGCGGCTCCAGCAGGAGAAGGGCTACGACGTCCTCCTCGATGCCTGGGAACTCGCCGGCCTCGGCTCCCGGACGACACTGACGCTCGCGGGCGGTGGGCCGGACCTCGACGCGGTCCGCCGCCGGGCATCAGGGATGACCAGTGTGCAGGTGCTCGGTGACCTCGTGCCGGAGGAGGTCTCGGCGCTCATGGCGGAGACGGAGGCGCTGATCGTCCCCTCTCGCTGGTTCGAGGGCTTCCCACGCGTCATCGTCGAGGCTTTCGCGCTCGGGACCCCGGTGCTCGCGAGCGCGCTAGGGTCGCTTGCAGCGGTCGTGACACCCGAGGTCGGTTGGCTCGCACCGCCGGACACGCCCAGCCTCGCGGCAGCCCTGCACGTCGTCGTCGGCGACCCCGAGCAGGCCCGGCGTCGCGGGCAGGCGGCCCGCGCCCTCTACGAGCTCAGCTATGTCCCCGAGGTCGTGACCGCCCAGCTCGAGGGCGTCTACGCCGACGCCTGCCGCGAGCTCTCGTGCGGGCCGACCGCATGA
- a CDS encoding glycosyltransferase family A protein → MTPTPPLLSIVVPTFNRARFLEEALGELTAQWAALAADDRAAVDVVVVDNGSEDTTPEVTARFARAGALRVVRRPVNIGPSNTWRCTEYAEGDFVLIHSDDDVLLPDGLSTIVTALRSHPDVDALSPNIRDFATELFDGSVAFARSADARRSAADLHVELGSLITYISALVYRRSLVADLPYEEVYETYLPHSYGFVDILSLGTTFLALARPCIGYRNDNAGPYDYVHVFLDQYFRLLARAQSRGLPADDVAEIRRAHLRRHVVPMLVRVKAQGAFGEAFVDWPAARRRLREHYSGSDRALCELLALLTRTPAPVVRGVLAARKALRPRGSEPVAAREHP, encoded by the coding sequence ATGACACCCACCCCGCCGCTGCTGTCGATCGTCGTCCCGACCTTCAACCGCGCGCGATTCCTGGAAGAGGCGCTCGGCGAGCTGACCGCGCAGTGGGCCGCGCTGGCAGCGGACGACCGGGCAGCCGTCGACGTGGTCGTGGTGGACAACGGCAGCGAAGACACGACACCGGAGGTGACGGCGCGCTTCGCTCGCGCGGGCGCCCTTCGAGTCGTGCGACGCCCGGTCAACATCGGCCCGTCGAACACGTGGCGCTGCACGGAGTACGCCGAGGGCGACTTCGTCCTCATCCACTCCGACGACGACGTGCTGCTTCCCGACGGCCTGAGCACGATCGTCACGGCCCTGCGGTCGCACCCCGACGTCGACGCGCTGTCGCCCAACATCCGCGACTTCGCCACAGAGCTGTTCGACGGTTCCGTGGCGTTCGCCCGCTCGGCCGACGCACGCCGCTCGGCCGCGGACCTCCACGTCGAGCTGGGCTCGCTGATCACCTACATCTCCGCGCTCGTCTACCGACGCTCGCTCGTGGCCGACCTCCCCTACGAAGAGGTCTACGAGACCTACCTCCCCCACTCCTATGGCTTCGTCGACATCCTGAGCCTCGGGACGACGTTTCTCGCGCTGGCCCGCCCGTGCATCGGCTACCGCAACGACAACGCCGGGCCCTACGACTACGTCCACGTCTTCCTGGACCAGTACTTCCGACTGCTGGCGCGCGCCCAGTCCCGAGGCCTCCCAGCGGACGACGTGGCCGAGATCCGACGGGCCCACCTCCGGCGGCACGTCGTCCCGATGCTTGTCCGGGTCAAGGCCCAAGGCGCCTTCGGTGAGGCGTTCGTCGACTGGCCCGCGGCCCGCCGTCGACTCCGTGAGCACTACAGCGGCAGCGACCGGGCGCTCTGCGAGCTGCTGGCGCTGCTCACCCGCACACCCGCGCCTGTCGTCCGTGGCGTGCTGGCTGCTCGTAAGGCGCTGAGGCCCCGCGGCTCAGAGCCCGTCGCGGCGCGCGAGCATCCCTAG
- a CDS encoding glycosyltransferase family 2 protein: MTQGAPVRKLISVVVPAYNESDCVDELARRLALVFDSEPGYDFEAVIVENGSTDDTYAKLVRIHDADPRFKVLQLARNFRMDGGLTAGLNHITGDAAVVMTADLQDPPELIPEFLRKWEEGFENVYMVVSKREGTGPIRTLNSKAFYWLAGKLTDGRIPRNASDFRLVDRKVYESVNSMQERNRFVRGLFAWVGYRSVGIPHERPPRFGGESKAYSLKVIDLAFKGIFAHSYIPLRIITVSGFVVSALSFLTLAVLAFRFFAFGVPFAGFGTIVGFTLLLFGVLFTMIGVLSEYVGLIYEEVKQRPNYVVREWIT; this comes from the coding sequence GTGACCCAGGGAGCGCCCGTTCGCAAGCTCATCAGCGTCGTCGTCCCGGCCTACAACGAGAGCGACTGCGTCGATGAGCTCGCTCGTCGGCTCGCGCTGGTGTTCGACAGCGAGCCCGGCTACGACTTCGAGGCGGTCATCGTCGAGAACGGCTCCACCGACGACACCTACGCGAAGCTTGTCCGCATCCACGATGCCGACCCGCGGTTCAAGGTCCTTCAGCTTGCCCGCAACTTCCGGATGGACGGCGGCCTGACGGCCGGTCTCAACCACATCACCGGTGACGCCGCGGTCGTCATGACGGCGGACCTCCAGGACCCGCCTGAGCTCATTCCGGAGTTCCTGCGCAAGTGGGAGGAAGGTTTCGAGAACGTCTACATGGTCGTGAGCAAGCGCGAGGGCACCGGCCCGATCCGCACGCTCAACTCCAAGGCGTTCTACTGGCTCGCCGGGAAACTCACCGACGGACGCATCCCGCGCAACGCCAGCGACTTCCGACTCGTGGACCGCAAGGTCTACGAGTCCGTCAACAGCATGCAGGAGCGCAACCGCTTCGTGCGTGGGCTGTTCGCCTGGGTCGGCTACCGCTCGGTCGGCATACCGCACGAGCGTCCCCCGCGCTTCGGTGGTGAGTCCAAGGCCTACTCCCTCAAGGTCATCGACCTGGCCTTCAAGGGCATCTTCGCTCACAGCTACATCCCGCTGCGCATCATCACCGTGTCGGGTTTCGTGGTCTCGGCGCTGTCGTTCCTCACCCTGGCAGTGCTCGCCTTCCGGTTCTTCGCCTTCGGGGTGCCGTTCGCAGGCTTCGGCACGATCGTCGGCTTCACGCTGCTGCTGTTCGGAGTCCTGTTCACGATGATCGGCGTCCTCAGTGAGTACGTCGGCCTCATCTACGAAGAGGTCAAGCAGCGGCCCAACTACGTCGTCCGTGAGTGGATCACCTAG
- a CDS encoding glycosyltransferase, with amino-acid sequence MRADRMKLSVLTPSYDYAHYLEDALTSVDRQHGASVEHVVIDDGSHDDSVEVLRRWPRELVWRAKPNAGLSATLNDCLADASGDVVGWLNADDYYLPGALERALAIFRAQPRTDVVFGDSVFVDAAGRVTRLLGQHPFQRRLLTRLPSPPLSPVALFIRRSALPARPFDEGMRVLMDWDLYFQLADRGARFHYEPRCFGAFRRHEAQASGEPMGDDHPEWVRLTSRHGMRRGNAGRLDRLAGNAAHAALKLVAGSYRRQLTTNGLRGRDTRWFATQEGADTAASLLGMYR; translated from the coding sequence GTGCGGGCCGACCGCATGAAGCTCTCGGTGCTCACGCCGTCCTACGACTACGCGCACTACCTCGAGGACGCGCTGACGTCGGTGGACCGGCAGCACGGCGCGTCGGTGGAGCACGTCGTGATCGACGACGGGTCACACGACGACAGCGTCGAGGTCCTTCGGCGCTGGCCCAGGGAGCTGGTGTGGCGCGCGAAGCCCAACGCTGGCCTGAGCGCCACCCTCAACGACTGCCTGGCGGACGCGAGCGGTGACGTGGTGGGCTGGCTCAACGCCGATGACTACTACCTGCCGGGCGCTCTGGAAAGGGCGCTGGCCATCTTCCGGGCGCAACCGCGGACCGACGTCGTCTTCGGCGACAGCGTCTTCGTGGACGCGGCGGGCCGGGTCACACGGCTGCTCGGCCAGCACCCCTTCCAGCGCCGGCTGCTCACCCGGCTCCCCTCGCCGCCGCTGTCACCGGTCGCGCTCTTCATCCGTCGCAGCGCGCTGCCTGCACGGCCCTTCGACGAGGGCATGCGGGTGCTGATGGACTGGGACCTCTACTTCCAGCTCGCAGACCGAGGCGCCCGGTTCCACTACGAGCCACGCTGCTTCGGTGCCTTCCGTCGACACGAGGCTCAGGCGAGCGGTGAGCCGATGGGCGACGACCACCCGGAGTGGGTGCGGCTGACGAGCAGGCACGGGATGCGCCGCGGCAACGCCGGTCGGCTGGACCGGCTCGCCGGCAACGCCGCGCACGCAGCTCTCAAGCTGGTCGCAGGGTCCTACCGCCGGCAGCTCACGACCAACGGGCTCCGAGGCCGGGACACCCGGTGGTTCGCCACGCAGGAGGGCGCCGACACTGCCGCCAGCCTGTTGGGGATGTACCGGTAA
- a CDS encoding glycosyltransferase family 87 protein: MSFAVVAFVHYMAGAYLQKGYPYSTPFYRPDDRFPGAAESAGAGRHLFGDFYQMWSITKLDSPYDSADPLRASNYPPLVHFVLRPFTWLPYDVAAAVFLGLLAAAMVAIAYAVLPGQGSARVLAAVVLGALTYPFLFLVDRGNVDGFALVFVASALLLRQRWWFQRPVLLALAAAIKVYPAVYGALFIRDRQWRELAVWVATGAVVTVTALSVFENGPVEEALLFIDSLKSFAAQTGGTSSHFVQHTASLISMTNGYVGLGVLPDEARYVAAALSLAFAALLGAFIVFVRMKLWQASFLLATMATVCMSASYDYRLCFFIVPLLLLIRDESEVQWPARAFTVLFALVLVPKSLPIVYNDVSVGPFINPPLITMIAVLVMVAAWRARRTAAAREAVAASAVARPEPAAV; encoded by the coding sequence GTGAGCTTTGCCGTCGTCGCCTTCGTGCACTACATGGCGGGGGCCTACCTGCAGAAGGGCTATCCCTACAGCACTCCCTTCTACCGGCCCGACGACCGCTTCCCGGGTGCGGCGGAGAGCGCCGGGGCCGGCCGGCACCTGTTCGGCGACTTCTACCAGATGTGGTCGATCACCAAGCTCGACTCCCCCTACGACTCCGCGGACCCCCTGCGGGCGAGCAACTACCCGCCACTGGTCCACTTCGTCCTGCGGCCCTTCACCTGGCTGCCCTACGACGTCGCGGCAGCGGTCTTCCTCGGACTACTGGCGGCCGCCATGGTCGCCATCGCCTACGCCGTACTGCCAGGGCAAGGATCAGCCAGGGTACTGGCCGCCGTGGTGCTCGGTGCCCTCACCTACCCGTTCCTGTTCCTCGTCGACCGTGGCAACGTGGACGGGTTCGCGCTCGTCTTCGTCGCGTCCGCCCTCCTGCTGCGGCAGCGCTGGTGGTTCCAACGGCCTGTGCTGCTCGCGCTCGCCGCTGCGATCAAGGTGTATCCGGCGGTCTACGGCGCGCTGTTCATCCGGGACAGGCAGTGGCGCGAGCTCGCGGTGTGGGTGGCCACTGGGGCCGTCGTCACCGTGACCGCCCTGAGCGTGTTCGAGAACGGGCCGGTCGAAGAGGCTCTGCTGTTCATCGACTCGCTCAAGAGCTTCGCGGCCCAGACCGGAGGGACGAGCTCTCACTTCGTCCAGCACACCGCGTCGCTGATCAGCATGACCAACGGCTACGTCGGACTCGGCGTCCTGCCTGACGAGGCGCGCTACGTCGCCGCTGCGCTCTCCTTGGCCTTCGCCGCGCTGCTCGGCGCGTTCATCGTGTTCGTGCGGATGAAGCTGTGGCAGGCGTCGTTCCTCCTGGCCACCATGGCGACGGTGTGCATGAGTGCCTCCTATGACTACCGTCTGTGCTTCTTCATCGTTCCGCTGCTGCTCCTGATCCGCGACGAGTCCGAGGTCCAGTGGCCAGCGCGGGCCTTCACGGTGCTGTTCGCTCTCGTCCTCGTGCCGAAGTCGCTGCCGATCGTCTACAACGACGTCAGTGTGGGTCCTTTCATCAACCCGCCGCTGATCACGATGATCGCCGTCCTCGTCATGGTTGCGGCCTGGCGCGCCCGCCGCACCGCCGCTGCCCGCGAGGCGGTGGCCGCGTCCGCCGTCGCGCGGCCGGAGCCGGCTGCCGTATGA
- a CDS encoding GtrA family protein, with protein sequence MFERLWREERLRFLAIGVANTAFGYAVFAWIEVLLGDRWPYLAVLLGSYGVSVVFSFFTQRLLVFRVSGYLFTDAMRFLGVSSSGLLLNAALLPLLVELLFLPVLLAQALALTIGACVLYLAHSRISFRRATGASSPRQEPPR encoded by the coding sequence GTGTTCGAGCGGCTGTGGCGGGAGGAGCGACTGCGTTTCCTGGCCATCGGCGTGGCCAACACGGCCTTTGGCTATGCGGTCTTCGCCTGGATCGAGGTGCTCCTCGGCGACCGGTGGCCCTACCTCGCCGTCTTGCTGGGCAGTTACGGTGTATCTGTCGTGTTCTCCTTCTTCACCCAGCGCCTGCTCGTCTTCCGGGTGAGTGGGTACCTCTTCACCGACGCGATGCGGTTCCTGGGCGTGAGCAGCTCCGGGTTGCTGCTCAACGCAGCGCTTCTCCCACTGCTCGTGGAACTGCTCTTCCTGCCAGTCCTGCTCGCGCAGGCCCTGGCCCTGACGATCGGAGCGTGCGTGCTGTACCTCGCACACAGTCGAATCTCGTTCCGTCGAGCAACGGGCGCGTCGTCGCCGCGCCAGGAGCCGCCGCGATGA